The following are encoded in a window of Dysidea avara chromosome 4, odDysAvar1.4, whole genome shotgun sequence genomic DNA:
- the LOC136253761 gene encoding uncharacterized protein — protein MSERDQASLLDVYQLLEEDRHTKMTNYILQFLWRDLTSGFDVVGPYFTSEDAMSAKFISACIFETIRLFQVNGLRTSLLICDGAAPNLTFLKATHGVSGVYGVCKGTDRFKVKPWFSNPCDPLHNIYWLICPSHQLKNMINALYASQDGGTRSFEDGNGTGFGWKAIVDMFARECQRRDIGHARMVPKLREIHVIRDSWTKLNVFPAKIMQQEQVLSELNSYVTQSPIPDDADNVRLTLRYLEACRDLFEDGFLSHDKITSMGSEPMLSIHKGFSHFEKWYNKLSEESIGTQDPRFLSWQTWDLLRVCVYGFTGFATWFLDEYPEHFISPVRLSGSAVETLFSQFKSTARGKLSAMNYPTARAAHLVKHTVTPHHSSKGYRDTPLQLCEVPLEKKKYERTIKPNQ, from the exons ATGTCAGAAAGGGATCAGGCATCACTGCTAGATGTCTACCAATTGCTTGAAGAGGACAGACACACAAAGATGACCAACTACATACTGCAATTTCTGTGGAGGGACCTCACATCAGGATTTGACGTTGTTGGTCCCTATTTCACCAGTGAAGATGCTATGTCTGCTAAGTTTATTTCAGCATGTATCTTTGAAACAATCCGATTGTTTCAG GTTAATGGATTAAGGACTAGTTTACTTATTTGTGATGGTGCTGCACCTAACCTCACATTTCTGAAGGCTACACATGGAGTTAGTGGTGTGTATGGTGTGTGCAAAGGAACTGACCGTTTCAAGGTGAAGCCTTGGTTCTCCAATCCATGTGATCCCCTCCACAATATTTATTGGCTCATATGTCCAAGTCATCAG CTGAAGAACATGATCAATGCATTGTATGCTTCACAAGATGGAGGAACTAGGTCGTTTGAGGATGGCAATGGGACTGGGTTTGGATGGAAAGCAATTGTTGACATGTTTGCAAGGGAATGCCAGCGGCGAGACATAGGGCACGCAAGAATGGTTCCAAAGCTTCGTGAAATCCATGTGATTCGTGATTCGTGGACAAAACTGAACGTGTTCCCAGCCAAGATCATGCAG CAAGAACAAGTTCTGTCAGAGCTTAACTCTTACGTTACACAATCCCCTATACCAGATGATGCTGACAATGTTCGTCTGACCTTGCGGTACTTAGAAGCATGCAGAGATCTCTTTGAGGACGGATTTTTGTCTCATGACAAAATCACAAGCATGGGATCAGAACCCATGTTATCTATCCACAAAGGATTTAGTCACTTTGAGAAGTGGTACAACAAGCTTTCTGAAG AGTCCATTGGCACACAAGATCCCAGATTTCTTAGCTGGCAAA CATGGGATCTACTGAGAGTATGTGTTTACGGATTCACTGGTTTTGCCACTTGGTTTTTAGACGAGTACCCAGAACATTTTATAAGTCCAGTAAGGTTATCTGGCAGTGCAGTGGAGACATTATTTAGCCAGTTCAAGAGTACAGCAAGGGGAAAATTAAGTGCAATGAATTATCCTACTGCTAGAGCAGCTCACCTTGTAAAGCACACTGTGACTCCCCATCATAGCTCTAAGGGATATCGAGATACACCCCTTCAACTTTGTGAAGTTCCACTAGAGAAGAAAAAGTATGAACGCACAATTAAACCAAATCAATAG
- the LOC136253762 gene encoding uncharacterized protein encodes MSTPPLEAAPGPSYTFRLNDLPKLDLQIDRGTDFTAWRLQWRSYCSLSGLAQQEASKQNLGLTTEQRNDVTTIIEALQRYVDGHLNETVERRNFRRRVQQPGESFDDFLIALRELAKTCKFCSDACTEKNIRDQVIEGASDGDTIEDLLQENNLTLAKTISMGRSREAAKKHRSDIHVPDLGMVAALHQRSQQPTQMCSGCGSNMHKGGRQQCPAYNQVCMSCHKVGHFAKVCRSRGVRQHPGKTLQPPRPQALPSHQYRGTTRELAVPQLQPSANAIRV; translated from the exons ATGTCGACACCACCTTTAGAAGCTGCCCCAGGGCCCTCCTACACATTCAGATTGAATGATCTACCCAAGCTAGATCTGCAAATAGACAGAGGGACTGACTTCACCGCATGGCGACTACAATGGAGATCCTACTGCAGCCTATCCGGACTGGCTCAACAGGAGGCATCAAAGCAG AACTTAGGCCTTACAACCGAGCAAAGGAATGACGTAACGACCATTATTGAGGCGCTTCAGCGCTACGTCGATGGTCACTTAAATGAAACCGTCGAGCGCCGAAATTTCCGTCGAAGGGTGCAACAACCTGGAGAATCATTTGATGACTTTCTTATTGCACTACGTGAACTGGCGAAGACATGCAAATTTTGCTCTGATGCCTGTACGGAGAAGAACATTCGTGACCAAGTCATCGAAGGTGCCAGTGATGGCGATACGATAGAGGATTTATTGCAAGAGAACAACCTCACCCTAGCCAAAACAATAAGTATGGGCCGTAGTCGTGAGGCTGCAAAGAAACATCGTTCAGACATACACGTGCCGGACCTGGGGATGGTGGCAGCATTACACCAACGTAGCCAACAACCAACACAGATGTGCTCAGGATGTGGATCTAATATGCACAAAGGTGGACGCCAACAGTGCCCTGCCTACAACCAAGTGTGCATGTCCTGCCATAAGGTTGGCCACTTCGCCAAAGTGTGTCGGAGCAGGGGTGTTCGACAGCACCCTGGAAAAACTTTACAGCCGCCACGACCACAGGCATTACCATCTCACCAGTACCGTGGCACCACACGGGAGCTGGCTGTTCCTCAACTCCAACCGAGTGCAAATGCCATCCGAGTGTAG
- the LOC136254692 gene encoding uncharacterized protein isoform X1: protein MTEFTRRYTLLQTLRDIWASGRDAILCAAQDQHCSDQRGTVAVTASQSLVGCVSEGHSANQNARNEGSQAVENAGTCTTQSDAVCSNSSGSSTSHGDNESDGTRNSEVNTTENHLPEKNDHHDQGYQPPVPLVDTVQTRSNDVNELQSIRLPSKMRKKGRPKGAEKTVIGLPRKKSRGSRHVSFLYKGAKQKELVILTWFVDLQIAKDAIDGSRIIEEDDVEIRPEMVSSSCTDENVCLDMCRKYCTREAWAAINSVVSIIQANPTWYCGRCTREIIDDEQNSIVCESCLVWYHFNCVGLKRSPKRRVWICRSCFEESADQ, encoded by the exons ATGACTGAATTCACAAGAAGGTACACTTTGCTACAGACCTTGAGAGATATATGGGCATCTGGAAGGGATGCAATTCTTTGTGCAG CTCAAGATCAGCACTGCAGTGACCAAAGAGGAACTGTTGCTGTTACTGCAAGTCAATCCCTTGTTGGTTGCGTCAGTGAAGGTCACAGTGCTAATCAGAATGCTAGGAATGAAGGCAGTCAAGCTGTTGAGAATGCTG GTACATGTACGACACAATCTGATGCTGTTTGTAGTAATAGTAGTGGATCAAGTACCAGCCATGGTGATAATGAAAGTGATGGTACAAGAAATAGTGAAGTAAACACTACAGAAAATCACCTACCTGAAAAGAATGATCATCATGATCAAG GATATCAGCCGCCTGTACCATTGGTAGACACAGTGCAAACTAGAAGCAATGATGTAaatg AGTTACAAAGTATTAGGTTACCTAGTAAAATGCGAAAGAAAGGAAGACCTAAAGGAGCTGAGAAGACTGTTATTGGTCTCCCTAGAAAGAAGTCCAGAGGAAGCAGGCATGTGTCATTCCTATACAAAGGTGCTAAGCAAAAGGAACTTG TGATTTTAACCTGGTTTGTTGATCTACAAATTGCAAAGGACGCCATAGATGGGAGCCGAATTATAGAAGAGGATGATGTAGAAATCAGACCTGAGATGGTTTCATCATCATGCACTGATGAAAATGTCTGCTTAGATATGTGCAGGAAGTATTGCACCCGGGAAGCATGGGCAGCTATTAACAGTGTAGTATCTATAATTCAAGCCAATCCCACATGGTATTGTGGAAGATGCACAAGGGAGATAATTGACGATGAACAGAATTCAATTGTTTGTGAAAGCTGCTTAGTATGGTACCACTTTAATTGTGTTGGTCTTAAAAGATCACCGAAGAGGAGAGTATGGATATGCCGCTCATGCTTTGAAGAATCTGCTGACCAATAG
- the LOC136254692 gene encoding uncharacterized protein isoform X2 yields MTEFTRRYTLLQTLRDIWASGRDAILCAAQDQHCSDQRGTVAVTASQSLVGCVSEGHSANQNARNEGSQAVENAGTCTTQSDAVCSNSSGSSTSHGDNESDGTRNSEVNTTENHLPEKNDHHDQELQSIRLPSKMRKKGRPKGAEKTVIGLPRKKSRGSRHVSFLYKGAKQKELVILTWFVDLQIAKDAIDGSRIIEEDDVEIRPEMVSSSCTDENVCLDMCRKYCTREAWAAINSVVSIIQANPTWYCGRCTREIIDDEQNSIVCESCLVWYHFNCVGLKRSPKRRVWICRSCFEESADQ; encoded by the exons ATGACTGAATTCACAAGAAGGTACACTTTGCTACAGACCTTGAGAGATATATGGGCATCTGGAAGGGATGCAATTCTTTGTGCAG CTCAAGATCAGCACTGCAGTGACCAAAGAGGAACTGTTGCTGTTACTGCAAGTCAATCCCTTGTTGGTTGCGTCAGTGAAGGTCACAGTGCTAATCAGAATGCTAGGAATGAAGGCAGTCAAGCTGTTGAGAATGCTG GTACATGTACGACACAATCTGATGCTGTTTGTAGTAATAGTAGTGGATCAAGTACCAGCCATGGTGATAATGAAAGTGATGGTACAAGAAATAGTGAAGTAAACACTACAGAAAATCACCTACCTGAAAAGAATGATCATCATGATCAAG AGTTACAAAGTATTAGGTTACCTAGTAAAATGCGAAAGAAAGGAAGACCTAAAGGAGCTGAGAAGACTGTTATTGGTCTCCCTAGAAAGAAGTCCAGAGGAAGCAGGCATGTGTCATTCCTATACAAAGGTGCTAAGCAAAAGGAACTTG TGATTTTAACCTGGTTTGTTGATCTACAAATTGCAAAGGACGCCATAGATGGGAGCCGAATTATAGAAGAGGATGATGTAGAAATCAGACCTGAGATGGTTTCATCATCATGCACTGATGAAAATGTCTGCTTAGATATGTGCAGGAAGTATTGCACCCGGGAAGCATGGGCAGCTATTAACAGTGTAGTATCTATAATTCAAGCCAATCCCACATGGTATTGTGGAAGATGCACAAGGGAGATAATTGACGATGAACAGAATTCAATTGTTTGTGAAAGCTGCTTAGTATGGTACCACTTTAATTGTGTTGGTCTTAAAAGATCACCGAAGAGGAGAGTATGGATATGCCGCTCATGCTTTGAAGAATCTGCTGACCAATAG
- the LOC136253764 gene encoding E3 SUMO-protein ligase KIAA1586-like, producing the protein MAAQKRAATASGLVDKGKRKKRQIAHGTFEKWQKQYNADYQTLTWLRCDTEKNDKSTVAALWCEICRRYERKITGQRNFSRVWIEGSTNHRTSNVVDHATCCQHSAAMNYLKIGQAKDSGEPLTSVAPIVRLLMKLDAQSRERLRRKFDLSFTMAKEGIPFAKYSPLYQLESRHAVDMGTTYNNDVSCKSFTHFIAASQRSSFMEFLKEKVSYFSFLMDGTTDVSKVEDEAVVLLYCQQDDHRREIKSCARFLSVGTVCKTDTDGLLKCLGEILSNTLGIENICDQANVLACNPILVGGGTDGASVNIAQHSSIKANLCRSLPWIYWSWCFAHRLELASKNGFVSSLFKGIEEMLLRLYYLYEKSPKKVRELKSIVEDLKEVFDFKENGCLPVRAQGSRWLNHKRKALQRIIDQFGAYLSHLATLCEDASLKSQDRARLKGYLLKWSHAKFLLGSAMFVEVLKGPAILSLCLQKLDCDIVDGLKQILKTVNSLRSLRKKDPSEWPTVKLVQDRVVSEGSSVSYQGATLKSYTVATLEYCKKQALGDLDRLYKAIQERLEWSDTGVLRATIAFLDTQSWVKRPTIDSTDDEDASLQDVKDSIELLCSCFRDPLEATDVSVLSMQDEIEDALVYARSYLGIESTDYRKVWYNLFVCPDSAKWPNVLMLCKLLFSLPFSNARVEQIFSSLKYLKSTKRNSLQTSTLNDLLELYIEGPTLAEFSADSAIELWLSECTRRPQQSARKKYKSREQTAGSSSTTVDELESDEDSETQKLTLDEWDRWFCSSDDSDISSDGD; encoded by the coding sequence ATGGCCGCTCAAAAACGTGCGGCAACAGCTAGCGGTTTAGTGGATAAAGGGAAGCGGAAGAAGCGACAAATCGCCCacggaacttttgaaaagtggCAGAAGCAGTACAACGCTGATTACCAGACGCTTACTTGGCTTCGGTGCGATACGGAGAAGAATGATAAATCCACCGTGGCAGCTCTTTGGTGTGAAATCTGCCGACGATACGAAAGGAAGATCACAGGCCAGCGAAACTTTTCTCGGGTATGGATAGAAGGTTCCACGAACCATAGAACAAGTAACGTGGTCGATCATGCGACGTGTTGCCAGCATTCTGCCGCCATGAATTATTTGAAGATCGGCCAAGCGAAGGATAGTGGCGAGCCGCTGACGTCTGTTGCACCCATTGTACGATTGTTAATGAAGCTAGATGCCCAATCACGCGAGCGTCTAAGACGCAAGTTTGATTTGTCTTTCACCATGGCTAAAGAAGGAATTCCGTTTGCTAAGTACTCTCCTTTGTACCAACTAGAAAGTAGGCATGCAGTTGATATGGGTACTACCTATAATAATGATGTATCCTGCAAAAGCTTCACTCACTTCATTGCTGCATCACAACGATCATCGTTTATGGAGTTCTTGAAGGAGAAAGTCTCTTACTTTAGCTTTCTAATGGATGGTACCACCGATGTTTCAAAAGTTGAAGATGAAGCTGTAGTGTTATTGTACTGTCAGCAAGATGAccaccgtagagagatcaagtctTGTGCCAGGTTCTTGTCAGTTGGTACAGTATGCAAGACAGATACTGATGGCTTGCTGAAGTGCCTGGGAGAAATACTTTCAAACACATTGGGGATCGAGAATATATGTGATCAAGCAAACGTCTTAGCATGTAACCCAATCTTAGTAGGAGGAGGAACTGATGGGGCGTCAGTAAATATTGCCCAACATTCAAGCATCAAGGCAAATCTATGCCGTAGTTTACCATGGATTTACTGGAGCTGGTGTTTTGCTCATCGTTTGGAACTAGCATCCAAGAATGGTTTTGTTAGCTCACTGTTTAAAGGAATTGAAGAAATGTTACTAAGGCTATATTATTTGTATGAGAAATCCCCTAAAAAGGTTCGGGAATTAAAATCTATTGTTGAAGATCTTAAAGAGGTATTTGATTTTAAGGAGAATGGCTGTCTACCAGTACGTGCACAAGGTTCTCGGTGGCTAAACCACAAACGAAAAGCTCTACAAAGGATCATTGATCAATTTGGTGCCTACCTTTCTCACCTAGCTACCCTATGTGAAGATGCTTCACTTAAATCTCAAGACAGGGCTCGCCTAAAGGGATACTTGCTGAAGTGGTCACATGCAAAGTTTTTGCTTGGAAGTGCTATGTTTGTTGAGGTTCTTAAGGGGCCAGCAATACTTAGTTTATGCTTGCAGAAATTAGACTGTGATATTGTAGACGGCCTCAAGCAAATTCTTAAGACAGTGAACTCATTGAGATCATTAAGAAAAAAGGACCCATCAGAGTGGCCCACTGTCAAATTGGTACAAGACAGGGTTGTCAGTGAGGGAAGTAGTGTCAGTTACCAAGGAGCAACTCTTAAAAGTTACACAGTTGCCACATTAGAATATTGCAAGAAGCAAGCTCTGGGTGACCTAGACAGGTTGTACAAAGCCATTCAGGAAAGACTAGAGTGGTCAGACACTGGTGTGTTGAGGGCAACAATAGCCTTTTTAGACACACAGAGCTGGGTAAAGAGGCCAACTATTGACTCTACTGATGATGAGGATGCTTCACTGCAGGATGTTAAAGATAGCATTGAGTTGTTATGTTCATGCTTTAGAGATCCACTGGAGGCAACAGATGTCAGCGTTCTGTCCATGCAAGATGAAATAGAGGATGCTTTGGTGTATGCCAGGTCTTACCTAGGAATAGAGAGTACTGACTATCGCAAGGTGTGGTACAATCTGTTTGTTTGTCCAGATTCAGCAAAGTGGCCAAATGTTTTGATGCTGTGCAAGCTACTTTTTAGCTTACCTTTCTCTAATGCAAGAGTCGAACAAATCTTTTCaagtttgaaataccttaaaaGCACCAAAAGAAACAGTCTCCAAACATCCACACTGAATGACCTTTTGGAATTATACATTGAAGGGCCCACATTAGCAGAATTTTCAGCTGACAGTGCAATTGAATTGTGGCTAAGCGAGTGTACACGAAGACCTCAACAGAGTGCCAGGAAGAAGTACAAGTCAAGAGAACAGACTGCAGGGTCATCCTCCACTACTGTAGATGAACTAGAATCCGATGAAGATAGTGAAACACAAAAACTCACCCTTGATGAATGGGACCGGTGGTTTTGTTCCAGTGATGACTCGGACATATCATCTGATGGTGACTGA